CCAAAGAAATGACTTTTGTCCATAATGGCTACGCCAACATAATGGATGATGTTTTTGCAAAACAAATGGATTATGTAAATATTATTATGAAATATTACTCCTGGttaaagttacattttctttttgtGATCACGCCAGTGTCCAATGCTATGGTTCCTGAAGTAACACTAGATGTTTATTCTAAGATATGGCTGGCCCAGTTTTGGttttatattatatttatatGATTGACGAATGTACTAAAATACAAAGTCAACATTCGAGGAATCAGCAGCTAGCCACCCCACCCAGCTAGAAAGAGTTCCAACACGGAACCAGCCGGGTTATGATTTTGGTCTTTGGAGCAGTTGAGGCATCCAAAATCCAAAAGTGGAATAGATGAGCATATATGTAGCATATCCTATCATTTGTGTAAGAGGCAAAGGAAGCATGCATATGACGTGCTTTTGGATTGAAGTGGATAGATGGATGAGCATGCCTTAcgtggcatgcatgcatgccattTGGAGCATCTTCCTACGGGCTACAGCCACTGCACATGTACCAAGCGAGAGAGAATCAATTATATGCAGCGTGTGAGAGATCAGCGTTGATGAAGACATTAAGAACATAATATATCTACAAGGAATGCAACATGTGATATCAGATCAGAATGACAATGAAGGCGATGCCCTATTTTCCAgtggtacttttcagcgaacgaacattgtttttctctcataataaatcaacaTCAGCAACGGCcaaatttcagcaaaatgaacagGGGATTGATGGTTAAGAAATAAGAACATGTTTGTGcagagggcattttggtcatccGGAAACTGACCACCACCAGCCACACATCTCTGCTAGGACTGCAACTGTGGCTATTAGAATTATGTGAAGATAATCAAATCAAACAATTTAGCATATCTCTTTTTTTGTTTCAGCTAACCAATGCTGACAGAATTCGGGATCACATAGACAACAGTGGCCGTTTAGTTCACGTGCACATCATGGTCTGACTGACGTGAGAGGTCAAcgtgttcgcttgctcgtaaacgatcgtaaatttccagtcaagaataatatttttctctcacatcaaatcagctaacagtaaataatccacgatacgatacgacctcccgaacaggctggatCTGATCATCGGATGCAAGCTTTCAACCATGGGAAAGCTGCAGCTGCAGCCTACAGGCATCCCTCCCGTTCCTGCTTTTCACCAAAGCTGCAAGTTGCACGCTGAGGAAAGTGGATAGAAAGCACATCCCCGGGCTTTGCATCTTGCGTCGACAAGGGTGATGCGGATTCGGTCGATCTTTGACTTCCATGGACGCCCCCTCATCTTCACCATTTCAGAATCAAACGTGAGACTTTGACTTCCGACTTGCATCATTGCAGCAGCAAGCAGACATCCCTATCCAAATCTCAGAAGCCTCCCAACCCTTGCTCTTTCTTCAAGCCATGGATCTGGACGACAATTGTCATTTCCCAACCTTGATGCTGTTTTGTTTCATCATTACGAGGTAGAGCATGCTTATCTTGGTTGTAAGCAAGCaatcaaaagaaaagaagaagaaagaaagaactcGAGGAATAATACTTGCTTGCTGAATGTCTTTACTATTGACTGATAAATCAGGCTAATAAATTTAAGCGAACAACCATATTGCCTCGTGCCTCCTAGGGCCCACATCTCTGCCACTAACCCCACATCCGGCTGTCACCATTGACCAGCTCTCCGCAGTCCAATGAGATGTTGCATATCAAGAAATGATGACCAGGAAAGTCCAATTGCAGCTGCATAGAATTGACTCACTCCTCTAGCAAAGTTCTTTTACAAGTTCCATAATACCATTTCCAAATTTCAAGAAAGCAAGGCCCTGTTCGcctgaacttatcagccgtaccatTTCAGCGAagttacagtatttttctctcacaacaaatcaacatcaaCCGTTTTTCCGGCTAGCCGATTATGGCCCAAGTCGAACATTTGGATTCTGCCATTCTGGAACCTTGATCCCATCTCTGCACCCAACACCATTTCAGGGTCTGGAATCAGGatagttttttctctctcccccTAATCCAGCCTGGCCTACAGGCTATAGACACGGTGATTGTTTAATCCCCGCTCTGTTGCCTTCAGATTCTGGTGAGGAGTCCTCTGCCCACAAAACAAACGCACAGTCTCCCTGAAAAGAACAACGCAGCTGTGACTTTTCAGGACACGAGTGATGTGAACAAAACCATCGCTGTTTGGTAGTAAATCCCACTACTTGCTGTACTTAATTAGGAGCTGCGTAGCTTTCTCTCGGCGAGGGAGGGAGTAGCTTGGAAGGGAGAGAGTAGATACAGACCACAGTACAAAGCGAAGCGGCAACCACCGCCGAGATTTCCTCAAGAATCTGCAGCCTCTTCTTCCCCGCACCCCCGCTCTTTATCCACTAGCGCGAGCTGCGCGCGATCATAAAAAGCCACCCCCGCGCGTCTGATTCCAGCTGACGGGGGCCTGGGGTTGCGGCGAAAGACTCGAGCTTTTCTTGATTTGCCCTGTCGCCTTCATTGGGACGAGAGGAGGTCCTGTTCTTCGACGGTCTGGGGAGCACCTGAGCCGACTCCCGGGCGTTCTTGGGCTCCTTGCGGTTATTCAGGTAATGATGGCTTTTTCTCCGGCTCTCTTGGATTTCAGCTCTATTTACTCGGTTCAGTAGATAAAATCTGCAGTGGGTTGCCGCGGGCGTCGGGTGTTTGGATGTAGCGCGGCTGCGCTGTTTCAGTTCATGGTTCGATGTTGTTCAGTTGGTTgttgggaagggagagagttttgtGTGATTCCATGGACCAATTGGGGTGCTCTTAGAGGATTCAGTTTCCTTCTATGCGAGTCTCGTTCGATTTGGATGACAAGGTGCAGGTTTCTTTCCCATCTCAGAGAGCAAAGTACAATGTCACGGGGCCTTCGCTGGCAATTCGAGAGAAGCATTTTGTGGATCTGAGTGCTTTTGCTTCTCTATCCTACTGATGAAATTCCTCCTTTCTcagagaaaaaggaaaaatgTTTTTCTCTACATGAAGACATAGATGAACTTATCTTGATCCTATTCTAAAATGTAGATATTTCAAGGTGACTTAGTGCCATAGGGCGAATCATAGCTTCATGATTGAGACATCAACAAAGTGGTCTACTTAAATAGTTCAATAAAGAAAGCTGAACAGTTCCACGTACTGAATTCTGACCTCTTAAAAGAAGAACAGATAATATAGACAAAGTTGAAACGGCAGGAGTCACGTTCAGCTTTACTAATGGAGTAGAAATTAGACCTTTCCCTACCAACTATTTCCCATATATTTATAATAAGTCCGAGCCATTCTAATTGGGAAGTGTCTTTTTGGTTGATGCCACCGTTTGCAGGTTCTGGAAGCATGAGGTTATGGTCTCTCTTTCTCTTGCCTCTGCTCTGTCTGCCTGCGCAGGTTCTATCAGAGGATTACTCGGATGTAACTGTCATCGTTCGAGGCTCTGAGACGATTGCTTCGACCAGTGATGAGTTTGTTTGCGCCACCATTGATTGGTGGCCTCCAGAGAAGTGTAACTACGACCAGTGTCCATGGGGAAGGGCTTCTGTCTTAAATTTGGTTAGTTCCCAAGACAACCGTTTTATCATGTGGTTGGTACTGGCGAAAACTAATTTTTGGTCCTTTTGTGAATTTTCCCAGGACTTGACTAATTCTTTGTTGGCTAAAGCTATCCAAGGTGAATATCTTTAACTACTTAATTGAGTGATTCTACAACATTCAATGGTGAACTCACATATGGAGATCATTTCTTACACTACCTAAATTTAGAAGGCAAAACATTGGTAGAGTATACCCCATCTAATGTATGATTGATGTATTGCTAAAATGTACCATTATGTAGTCTATGCCATGTTTATTTACCAAGCCaccaaaaaaaatactattcttttccataatatgatgatgacagcataTTTCCATCttgaatatattccttttccacTCTTGTTCTTGTAGCCTTTAGTCCACTACGAATCAGAGTTGGAGGCTCTTTACAAGATCAAGTGTTATATGGCACACCAAATTTAGGATCGTCATGCGACCCATTTACAAAGGTTTCAAGTGGCCTTTTTGGGTTTTCTCAAGGATGCATAACCTTGGAAAGATGGGATGATATTAATGATCTGTTCCTGAATACTGGGTGAGTCCTTCCTTCTATAATTGTTTATTTATCGTTCTCTGCATTTTCTTGAAGAGGTTTACTATAGTATGGATTGTCGAATGTACCACATGTTGTAACTTATTCTTTCCATAAACCTACATCAAGGATATCCATATTCTGTTGCTTTGAAATAGCATATTATTTCACATATCTGTTTTCTAATTCTACATTATTTTCTCCCTTCAGTGCAGTTGTTACATTTGGTCTCAACGCGCTTCAAGGACGACAACAGACAAGAAAAGGTGTTTGGGGTGGTCCCTGGAATTCTAGCAATGCTCGAGAATTCATTGAATACACTGTTTCAAAGAACTATCCTATAGATTCATGGGAATTTGGTAATGCAATGTTATAAAATTCTTGTTTAATGCTCTTGGAGTTGGGGATGTATTATATTCATGTAATGCTTATATAAGATGCTGTGTTCGTGTCATAGGTAATGAACTGAGTGGAAGTGGAATTGGTGCGAGTGTGTCAGCTGAACAATATGGAAAAGACCTAGTTGAACTTCAAACCATCATCAACGAGTTATACGGAGATTCCAGCAAACCACTGGTTGTAGCCCCAGGAGGATTTTATGACCAAAAATGGTTTGCTCAGCTTCTCGATGTCTCCGGGCCAAATGTTCTCAATGCAATGACTCATCATATTTACAATCTTGGTGCTGGTGAGTCCTTCCAGATATTATTTTGGCTCTACTCCTTGAGAAATTTTTGTTTTTTGTCTTACATCGAGGGGACATAATTGTGCTAATTTCAATCTTGATTAGGTAATGATCCACAAGTTCCAAACAGAATTTTGAACCCACAGTATCTGAGCCGGACCTCCGATACATTCAGAAGTCTCCAACTCACCATACAACGCCATGGACCGTGGTCTGCTCCATGGGTTGGCGAATCTGGTGGTGCATATAATAGTGGCAGCCGACTCGTGTCCAATACTTTTCTCAATAGCTTCTGGTGATCACTTGTcagatgaaaaaaaaaatacatctTTACCATCATTATTTTTTAATCACTCTCACCTCTGTGTTTCCACTAGGTATCTTGATCAGCTGGGTCAGTCAGCAAAGTATGACACCAAGGTTTATTGTAGACAGACGCTGATTGGTGGCAATTACGGTCTTCTTGACACCGACACTTTTGTACCAAACCCAGATTACTACAGGTAAGTGTGTATACCAAATATGCCGCTACAAACTTGATTTACTACTTCCATATGCATTGGACTGAACCATAGTATCTGTTCAGTGCCTTGCTGTGGCATCGGCTCATGGGGACGCGTGTTCTTTCCATAGACATCAGTGGTTCTTCGTACTTGCGTGCCTATGTGCATTGCGCAAAGCAAAAGGTACAAGTCTACCCTAAGATGTCTTCTTAGAAACACAATGTTGATTACTCAATGATTGCCTACACAAGCTTAACTAATTGAAACAAATATTGAAATCTTAGTGCACAACTGCAGTTATGTCAGCCTTTTAGCTGAGTTTTATGGGATTTCAAATTAACAGATGGCTGATTCTTGGCTTTCAAAATATTTTTACTACAGGGTGGTGTTGCTCTTCTCTTGCTGAACCTGCACCGAACCATGGGCTTCATGGTTTCAGTCAGGAACGACCTAAATGTCAATCTCGCAGAAGGGCGAGGGATCAGAAGGGACAATGCCTTTGTCCATGGCCTGAAAAGAACGGTTTCTTGGGTCGGGAGCAAAGCCTCCGATGGCTTTTCCAAGAGGGAGGAGTACCATCTCTCGGCGAAAGATGGGAACCCTTTTGCCCGGACCATGCTGCTGAATGGAGTTCCTCTTGAGCTCACTGAAGATGGTGACATCCCTCCATTGTATCCAGTGGAAGTTTCAGTTAACTCACCAATCTATGTTGCCCCTCTGACCATTGCGTTTGTCGTCTTCCCTGACTTTGAGGCTGAAGCTTGTGGCCGATGATAATCTGTAGTTTTGAGATAGAATGTCACGAGGTTTTCTGATTATATATATAATAGAGATTTCTGAAGAACAAGGTCACTGTAAAGATATGTGTTCGTTTTCTGATTTGTGCCCCAATTAGGCCATCCACATTTTCCCAACGAATATAGTCTCCAGGTGATGTCATACTGAATTACTGATGTCATTGTACTTTGTACAGTTCATCAACATCTCAGAAAAGAAATGTTCAGCATCAAACAAATTCCAGAGGAAACTGTGCCATCGAACTTGCTGATGTGCCAGTGAATTGCGTTCTGTTCACAGCTGTATTGATCTTTCCAATGACTAAAATTAGTTAAATCCGTGCTTTTTCTTCTGTAAAAAAAATAATGTTGATTCAAATGGAATTCACACATACAGAAGGTTAGTCTTTTGGGCTTTTCttctgtaaaaaaaaaaaatgttGATTCAAATGGAATTCACAAAAACAGATGGTTAGTCTTTTGGGATGATCAGGCTTCAGAGAACCGAAGAATAAGTAACAAGTATACAAGGTTTGCTTTACATAATCAAAATCCATGCTTTTCACATGGTGAACTGTGTATACTCTTCATCAATTACAATAATGATGGGACTACCATCAATTCAACTTATATATTGCTCCATCAAATACAAAAGAACCATCCTAAACAATATCGTAATTTCATGAGCTATGATACAAATGGAATAAATTAAAGGAAAAGGGTCCTAGAGTAAATAGGAAAAAATAACATTTCCTTTCTGTTCATTGAATATTCTCCATCAGCGCATGTAACCATGTGAGGGGATTACTGAGCTCCCCGGttacccttcataaactctctgCTGTTGATCTCCAAAATAACGAATTTAATTTCACTTAATATATGCTTTTATTTATATTGTCACGACAATCTACAACTGAGGCTCCATTATATGACAGTTTCTTATGAATTCATTTGAGTAGTTCACATATTTTGTCCAAAATGGCTGAAGATGTTTAAAACCAATCTCCAGCCACGGTTTACTTTGCCCGTTATAATGTATAACTGCTGCTTGTTCAACACTACTGATATCTGTCTTTTCCTGATAACCCAAGCCTAACAGATGCCATGATGGATCAATTGGGTGAACATGGCCTTTAAATGCTATAAGGCCTGGTGGTAATGTTCCAAGCCTCCAAAGTGTGAAGTTTGACTTCAGGTTCTGCATGCAGAGGAACAAGAATGGAAGCTCATCAATTCGTACTTTCAAATGTAACAATACAGGTTAGACTGTAGATAGTTTCAATAATCAACTAAACTGGAAAGTAATGCTGATAAAATTTCTCTCAAATATGCTTTTTCGATCACTTTTAAGCAAATCAGAAGGCAtgtattgattttttttctttatttggtgTCTTTTGGAACTATGCTACAAGTAAAAGACAATTATGTTCGTATATATCTGTTAACTCGTTATACTATAAAATGGCCATAAAAAGATATCTATTCTTACCTCCTTGATCCAATGATGGTATTTATCTTTGATTGTTGTCTTCCTCCATGCATTCAGGTCAAAAATATTCATACCATATGCCCAAGCACACTCTGAAGGGTCGAAGTTTTTTGCAATGAGGGGATGAGAAAAGTTGAAATAATTCCTGAACCTCTTAGACATCACCCAACTGTCTCCACCTCTGCAAGTCTCAACAGCACCATTAACCTTCCCAGCTAGATCGATATCCCAAAGTGGTGATAGGTCATGCTGGACAACGACATCATCATCAAGGAATACGACCTTGTTGAGGCTTGGGAACAACTGCGTCCACAGATTACAGATTAAATCAGTGGAACTTTCAGCAAAAAAAGGATGTAGGTCAACAAATATAATTGCATTTTGAACAAGTTTGTACCATATACAAATTTTGTATATATAGACTATATGCAGAGAAAGCTCCAGATATCTCAAGAAAAGGGCAGCATCACTTTTTGATCCCAGAAGGACCAGCAAACTAGAACAGGTCCACAGTGGGTAATTCTACAGAGTAAAAAACTAAAATACTTTCAATTCTTTTGCAGTTTTTATTGTTTCAAACCATCCTTCTATCAATTAGCATGATTACTTGTTCATCAAATATGTCAGAGCAGACAAAAACTGTAATTGGACTTCCTTCCCTCTTAAGTAAGAAACAGTAAAACAATATTCAGAAGAAATTTATAATACCTCAGGCAAGTATATTCGAATATGATTGAGAACATTAGTATATGTTGGACTTCCTGCCTGCAGCTTGGCTGCAAAAACCCTTGAGCTATCACTAGCACTGGTTCTTGGACGGTGACTTCCGTGGTAACGATCTCTGGCAGTGCGCTGAGTTTCTATAGCTTCAAGTACAGGAACATTTTCTTTTGTTAACCAATCAAATTGGTGAACACCTTTCACCTCAACAATAGCAGGACTGAGAGAATTTAAAGCAAACCATGAATGCATGGCAGGATAGGTCTTTTTGTCAGTAATAACATGGAAAACTATCCTCTCAGGTTTCAGTGATGATCTAACAGTTGATCTGACGACAACTGAGGCTGCAAGGATGTTATCTGATGCTAAAACAAAATGGTAATAGGAGTTGTCCGAAAGACAAGGCACCAACTCTGGGGGTGGTAGTTGTTTCCTTGCAAGGGCATTTGAGGAGTATTCATCAGTTAAACGTAATGAAAGGCAATAAAGGCCTTTAGGAATAGCAATTGCAGCATAGTGCTTGTTCAACTGCTCCGATAACCTTGATGACCTCAATTCCTTATCCATGCTCTCCATCTGCATGGCATAATGTGGAAAATCAGAATAAGAACAGCAACTTGCTAATAGGAACAAAGTAGAGAAAGTTGTATCGGTATCATCATGACACACTAGGTGATATTAAAATTTTAGGTTGTCAACCACTCACACTAAGTGCATTAGCTTTGTAGGACGCTGTGTAAGTAAAAAAAAAGTTAACAATTTCTATGGCATACTGATCTGCTGTAAAATAACTTAAGATTTAGAGTCAGGTAGATGGAGGCTAGTAATCATTCTTACTCCAAAATTGAGTCCTAATGTAGAATCCTGATTACATCATTTGATCAAGACTAGTTATTAACCATCAGATCTGAAAATACTTGGGACATGGTTCAATTAGATACCATTCAGATGAAAGGGCGTAAGTTTGTGGGACACTGAAACCATATGCATTGTTACCTGAAAAGAGATCCTTTTATAGAACACATGTTCCTAGACTACCCTTTGGACAATATGCAAGTGTATAAAATATTTTCATTAGTGTTGAACTGTTGATAGTACAACAAAATGCCAATAAATAATTTCACAGCAAAGTATAGGTGATATACTCGTTAGATTGTAAAAAAAAGAACATTCAGTGTCTATGACAAAATCTGATTGTACATGACCAAACAACATTAACTAAGAACTGACTCAAGCTAACGGTTTACTGCCAATGTTTAaatgaagggggggggggggggggggggggggtactgAAATAAGCTAGCTTACCGTAGCCTTCAGCTTAAAAGCAAATGACCTTAAATCATAATCATTATTCTTCATGTCCCAGATAAATCCATCAAAAGTTTCTGGAACCTTCAAATCAAGAGGTGCTTCCTCAGAATGTACTTCATCAAGCATCACATACAAATCCCTCACAAGCCTCTGCACATTAGAATACAAGTTCAAATAAATAAAGCAAATCCTCAAAATGGAAGAAAGTAACAGATTAGATAGAGGACATATAAGTACCATGGAACCATCATTTCCCCTACCAAGAAGGCGCGGACCTAAACGTCTTCCCAGACAATCTGAAAATAGCAGCTGGTGATTAGTAACAAGTGACCAGGAATATAATACATTTTATAAACAGAATTCATCATTGAACAATGCTGTGTTGTAACAAATAACCAAATAATGAGAACCCACCCTATGCTGAGCTGCATATAGCCTCAAACCAGCAACAACCTAATATGGCACATAAGCAGCCACCGTTCTCTAGAGTAACCTTTTACATACATATGCCAAAATAAGCGGTTTTTGGATGCTTGAGCAAACCAAGATGGCACCTTGGTGGTTGCTCAGCACATCAGATGTATGCGACCAAGCTGCCCCACGAGGCACTAGAGCAGCACAAGGCACGCCAATCATGACCAATGCAGTTACATGTGCGCAACATAACAAAAAAATCTGGTTAAGAACGCCAAGTTTATCAGCCTCATTCCTGTTATCCACCGACCGAATCAGGCATCTCGTGCTACCACATGCACATGGAGCATCACTAGTCAAGCAATGCACTATCTAAACTGTTTCAGTACTGACAACATTTCAGGAATGGAAGTAGCAGCACGCAGCAGCCATTTCAGTAACGGGCGATCATTAGGAGAATGGAATTGAAAGTAGCTATATGCATGGTTACAAGACAGAAACAGCAGCTGCAACTACTGCTGGCGCACGTACCTAGTGAGGAGCACTTGTTGAAGCCCTCGAGCGTCATGACAGCGGTGAGTATGAAGACGAAGGGCAGGAGGAAGGCGAGGATGAGGACGGTGTGGAAGACGGTGCGGTAGGAGAAGTGTCGCGCGGCGACCTTGAGCCTCATCAAGTCTAGCAGGCCATGGCTAGTGGAGATGGTGATGCTCCTCATGCTCGGCGACAGCCGGATCTGCATCCTCGCTCCTGGCCGCCGCCCACGACGGCCGCTGCTCCCTCTCCTGCTCCCGAGGACCACACGAGCATCGGGAGCCGCGGCGGCAGGCGGGGGCGGTCAGAGGGGGCATGCCAGCCCGGCGCCGTGGGAGCGGGGGGCGCCGCCGGCCGGATCCGTCATTGGCGCGGGGGAACCGACAGCTCCAAGAAGCAATCTTGATT
The sequence above is drawn from the Miscanthus floridulus cultivar M001 chromosome 15, ASM1932011v1, whole genome shotgun sequence genome and encodes:
- the LOC136509636 gene encoding heparanase-like protein 1, which codes for MRLWSLFLLPLLCLPAQVLSEDYSDVTVIVRGSETIASTSDEFVCATIDWWPPEKCNYDQCPWGRASVLNLDLTNSLLAKAIQAFSPLRIRVGGSLQDQVLYGTPNLGSSCDPFTKVSSGLFGFSQGCITLERWDDINDLFLNTGAVVTFGLNALQGRQQTRKGVWGGPWNSSNAREFIEYTVSKNYPIDSWEFGNELSGSGIGASVSAEQYGKDLVELQTIINELYGDSSKPLVVAPGGFYDQKWFAQLLDVSGPNVLNAMTHHIYNLGAGNDPQVPNRILNPQYLSRTSDTFRSLQLTIQRHGPWSAPWVGESGGAYNSGSRLVSNTFLNSFWYLDQLGQSAKYDTKVYCRQTLIGGNYGLLDTDTFVPNPDYYSALLWHRLMGTRVLSIDISGSSYLRAYVHCAKQKGGVALLLLNLHRTMGFMVSVRNDLNVNLAEGRGIRRDNAFVHGLKRTVSWVGSKASDGFSKREEYHLSAKDGNPFARTMLLNGVPLELTEDGDIPPLYPVEVSVNSPIYVAPLTIAFVVFPDFEAEACGR
- the LOC136509637 gene encoding probable galacturonosyltransferase 13, whose translation is MQIRLSPSMRSITISTSHGLLDLMRLKVAARHFSYRTVFHTVLILAFLLPFVFILTAVMTLEGFNKCSSLDCLGRRLGPRLLGRGNDGSMRLVRDLYVMLDEVHSEEAPLDLKVPETFDGFIWDMKNNDYDLRSFAFKLKATMESMDKELRSSRLSEQLNKHYAAIAIPKGLYCLSLRLTDEYSSNALARKQLPPPELVPCLSDNSYYHFVLASDNILAASVVVRSTVRSSLKPERIVFHVITDKKTYPAMHSWFALNSLSPAIVEVKGVHQFDWLTKENVPVLEAIETQRTARDRYHGSHRPRTSASDSSRVFAAKLQAGSPTYTNVLNHIRIYLPELFPSLNKVVFLDDDVVVQHDLSPLWDIDLAGKVNGAVETCRGGDSWVMSKRFRNYFNFSHPLIAKNFDPSECAWAYGMNIFDLNAWRKTTIKDKYHHWIKENLKSNFTLWRLGTLPPGLIAFKGHVHPIDPSWHLLGLGYQEKTDISSVEQAAVIHYNGQSKPWLEIGFKHLQPFWTKYVNYSNEFIRNCHIMEPQL